The following are from one region of the Pseudohongiella spirulinae genome:
- a CDS encoding HlyD family efflux transporter periplasmic adaptor subunit, whose product MSSSLFRHEALLFSCRTADGEAVFYQPWSIKALVMLLAGIFSCFLGFACFASISQTERVRGYLNPAEGLLKVQVHRGGTISKLLVSNGDSVMQGDVLMTVIDPLTNHQGERVVQDQLSFLDQQIGAMQRRIDLRSRKAALDSQRLAAKINELASERDLLAEEFVLINQQSTLSAADYEKISDLHALDLASERELRQARIALYQLQQRGKSAELQIRVREAALNEAQARQAMLPTVMEEDIQFLKSSMVQLLQQRYEMAAAGEFSIVAPADGRVDNLLLRTGDVLQSGSTVMTVSPKTDDLRAWLFLPSKSRGNIEVGQAIRLNYDAYPFQTYGSFAAEIISVSKIAMDPRDFRLPIDLREPVYLVQARLNGPSESDRARSPDIKLQTGMQFYADVITGEQTMIQKVFKPLANLGQRL is encoded by the coding sequence ATGAGCAGCAGCCTGTTCAGGCATGAAGCCCTGTTATTCAGTTGCAGAACCGCAGATGGAGAGGCGGTGTTTTATCAACCCTGGAGCATCAAGGCGCTGGTGATGTTGTTGGCAGGGATTTTTTCCTGCTTTTTGGGTTTCGCCTGTTTCGCCAGCATTTCCCAGACAGAACGCGTGCGAGGCTATCTTAACCCCGCCGAAGGCCTGTTGAAGGTCCAGGTTCATCGTGGTGGCACCATCAGCAAGCTTCTTGTCAGTAATGGAGACAGTGTCATGCAGGGTGATGTACTGATGACGGTGATTGATCCACTTACCAATCACCAGGGTGAGCGTGTTGTGCAGGATCAGTTGTCTTTTCTGGATCAACAGATTGGTGCGATGCAGCGCAGAATAGATCTGCGGTCGCGTAAAGCCGCGCTGGATAGTCAAAGGTTGGCGGCAAAAATAAATGAACTGGCTTCAGAGCGGGATCTGCTGGCAGAAGAGTTCGTGCTCATAAATCAGCAAAGTACGCTCTCTGCTGCTGATTACGAGAAAATATCAGATTTGCATGCGCTTGATCTGGCCTCTGAGCGCGAACTGCGACAGGCGCGCATAGCGCTTTATCAATTGCAGCAGCGGGGCAAATCGGCAGAACTACAGATACGTGTCCGTGAAGCTGCCTTAAATGAGGCTCAGGCGCGCCAGGCAATGTTGCCTACCGTGATGGAGGAAGACATTCAGTTCCTGAAGAGCAGCATGGTTCAGCTGCTGCAACAACGTTATGAGATGGCTGCAGCGGGTGAATTCAGCATTGTCGCGCCCGCCGATGGCCGGGTCGATAATCTGCTGCTTCGAACAGGCGATGTGCTGCAGTCGGGATCAACCGTCATGACGGTTTCTCCGAAGACGGATGATTTGCGTGCATGGTTGTTTCTGCCGTCAAAGTCCCGCGGCAATATCGAGGTTGGTCAGGCGATCAGGCTTAATTATGATGCCTATCCATTTCAGACTTACGGCAGTTTCGCTGCTGAAATTATATCTGTGTCAAAAATAGCCATGGATCCACGTGATTTCAGGCTGCCAATTGATTTGAGGGAACCGGTTTATCTGGTGCAGGCGCGCCTGAACGGGCCGAGCGAATCAGACAGGGCGCGCAGTCCCGATATCAAGCTGCAAACGGGGATGCAGTTTTACGCTGATGTGATTACCGGAGAGCAGACAATGATACAGAAGGTATTCAAGCCGTTGGCGAATCTGGGGCAGCGTTTGTGA
- a CDS encoding acyl carrier protein, with amino-acid sequence MTTDKQDAFIREQVFAALQQAAKQCGQTMLLDDAGIKLADLGLDSLKLIEVVFDLEQQFDAQVDESAMASLHTVGDIVRMITKSVRQSREESL; translated from the coding sequence GTGACAACAGATAAACAGGATGCCTTCATCAGGGAGCAGGTGTTTGCTGCGCTGCAGCAGGCAGCGAAACAATGTGGTCAGACCATGTTGCTTGACGATGCAGGAATAAAACTCGCGGACCTGGGCCTTGATTCACTAAAACTGATCGAGGTTGTATTTGATCTGGAGCAGCAGTTCGATGCTCAGGTAGATGAGAGTGCCATGGCTTCGCTGCATACGGTCGGGGATATTGTGCGAATGATAACAAAGTCTGTGAGGCAGTCACGGGAGGAGAGTCTGTGA
- a CDS encoding AMP-binding protein → MSVNNLGTILQSAAHSAPHRIQYSFLNRRGEISEQLNCLQLYTQAENLAKRLRQFIGPQQSVALLMLPEKEFVVSFWACLLAEIRPAPMSRQRGQTPADIVDQLTEKGIAAVLTKDSLRTRVENEVPAFSIAQLMERDPSNCQLSFSEVNSDEPAFIQFSSGSTRQPRGIVISHKNVLHNLACIHKAFAIGRSDAGLCWLPLHHDMGLIGHVLQPVFSGIQNYFMTPINFIGRPQSWLRNISRYGVSISGAPAFAYRLCTVSEKFRTRECLSGLDLSSWRLAYCGSEKIDADVLRVFAEQWAGNGFKLSAFYPCYGLAESTLFVSGRQGIKRDIETGQVSVGKPAATVCIVNPNTGKFCPSGQCGEILIRSDSVAKGYFRSRVSTEATFDRILPGLQGNYMRSGDLGFLTEGELYISGRLKNVIKIRGRQIQAEDLEASVLLGAQQDDVWLCAVLPVMADGAEGLAVMVETTAPDPDALNARIRAAVSAHADVLPACIVHVRRGRIPLTSSGKVRRSALANLLDELTPNSIRSLS, encoded by the coding sequence ATGTCAGTAAACAACCTGGGTACAATTTTGCAGTCGGCTGCTCATAGCGCACCACACAGAATTCAGTATTCATTTCTGAATCGACGTGGAGAGATCAGTGAACAACTGAATTGCCTGCAGCTCTACACACAAGCAGAAAATCTGGCCAAACGACTTCGGCAGTTCATTGGCCCTCAACAGTCTGTAGCGCTGCTGATGTTGCCAGAAAAAGAGTTTGTTGTGTCATTCTGGGCCTGTCTGCTGGCTGAAATCCGGCCTGCACCCATGTCCAGGCAGCGCGGACAGACACCGGCCGATATCGTTGACCAACTGACGGAAAAGGGTATTGCCGCCGTGCTCACAAAAGACAGTCTGCGAACTCGCGTTGAAAATGAAGTTCCAGCGTTTTCCATAGCGCAATTAATGGAGCGTGACCCATCGAATTGTCAGCTTTCATTCTCAGAAGTAAACAGCGATGAGCCGGCGTTTATCCAGTTTTCTTCAGGCTCGACCCGGCAACCTCGTGGGATTGTGATCAGCCACAAGAACGTTTTGCATAATCTGGCATGTATTCACAAGGCCTTTGCTATTGGCCGATCCGATGCAGGTCTGTGCTGGCTGCCGTTGCATCATGATATGGGACTTATTGGTCATGTGCTGCAACCGGTATTCTCTGGCATACAAAACTACTTTATGACGCCGATAAATTTTATCGGTCGACCACAATCCTGGTTGCGGAACATATCGCGTTACGGCGTCAGCATTAGCGGTGCACCTGCATTTGCCTATCGACTTTGCACGGTATCCGAAAAATTCAGAACGCGGGAATGTTTGTCCGGTCTGGATCTGAGTAGTTGGCGTCTGGCGTACTGCGGCTCAGAGAAAATTGATGCAGATGTGTTGCGCGTGTTTGCTGAGCAATGGGCAGGCAATGGATTCAAACTATCTGCATTTTACCCTTGTTATGGTCTGGCCGAATCCACTTTGTTTGTCAGTGGTCGTCAGGGCATAAAACGAGACATTGAAACGGGGCAGGTGTCGGTGGGTAAACCTGCCGCAACTGTCTGTATTGTGAACCCGAATACCGGGAAGTTTTGTCCATCTGGTCAATGTGGAGAAATTCTCATACGTTCCGATTCGGTGGCAAAAGGGTACTTCCGTAGTCGAGTCAGCACTGAAGCGACTTTTGACAGGATTCTGCCTGGTTTGCAAGGCAACTATATGAGGTCGGGAGACCTGGGTTTTTTGACAGAAGGGGAGTTGTATATCAGTGGAAGACTCAAAAACGTCATCAAAATCAGGGGCAGACAAATTCAGGCTGAAGACCTGGAAGCAAGTGTGTTGTTGGGCGCACAGCAGGATGACGTCTGGCTTTGCGCGGTTTTGCCGGTGATGGCGGATGGTGCCGAGGGTCTCGCTGTCATGGTCGAGACAACAGCGCCTGATCCGGATGCACTGAATGCCCGCATAAGAGCAGCGGTAAGCGCCCATGCCGATGTCTTGCCCGCCTGTATTGTTCATGTGCGCAGGGGACGAATTCCGCTGACAAGCAGTGGCAAAGTCCGCAGATCGGCATTGGCTAATCTGCTGGATGAACTGACGCCCAATTCAATAAGGAGTTTGTCGTGA
- a CDS encoding ferritin-like domain-containing protein: MPGSNASSPERVTQTFSARLEGHFLTRYHLAESEADRQRRRLYQLAGEKFWQSHKDLDWRTIDTRQLPEQPENDPLCGFAAYEKQTPALRCQLSWQRHSMEISEILHGEQAALLVASQLVSMIKGSAGKLFISTQVSDEARHVEFFSHYLRACNQPVHEPSIYLQKIITQALESGVLPMKLSICHILIESLALARFRELRKFSCSPLMCKALSLILNDEARHVNFGTDLLKESCLSMPDTERQQLGLSLVQMALSLSNSNFVCQRIAREQGWDCAQLRRHLRHFHLSRPQLAQSRLRQFTLNLQQAGLMTAEAQALLQSLRRPTNARRLALQSG, encoded by the coding sequence ATGCCTGGTTCTAACGCATCATCGCCCGAACGCGTCACACAAACATTTTCGGCCCGGCTTGAGGGACACTTTCTGACCCGTTATCACCTGGCGGAGTCGGAAGCCGACAGACAACGAAGGCGACTCTATCAATTGGCTGGTGAAAAATTCTGGCAGTCGCACAAAGATCTGGACTGGCGGACAATCGATACCCGGCAGCTACCGGAGCAGCCCGAAAATGATCCTCTGTGCGGCTTTGCCGCCTATGAAAAGCAGACTCCGGCGCTTCGCTGCCAGCTAAGCTGGCAACGCCACAGCATGGAGATCAGTGAAATTCTGCATGGCGAACAGGCCGCGCTGCTGGTCGCCTCGCAACTGGTATCGATGATTAAAGGCAGTGCCGGCAAGCTGTTTATCAGCACTCAGGTCAGTGATGAGGCACGCCATGTCGAATTCTTCAGTCACTATTTACGGGCCTGCAATCAGCCAGTCCATGAACCGAGCATCTACCTGCAGAAGATCATAACCCAGGCACTGGAAAGCGGCGTTCTGCCAATGAAACTGAGTATTTGTCATATCCTGATAGAAAGTCTGGCTTTGGCGCGGTTTCGTGAACTGCGAAAATTCAGCTGTTCACCCCTCATGTGCAAGGCCTTGAGTCTGATTCTGAATGATGAAGCCCGTCACGTGAATTTTGGCACCGACCTTTTAAAGGAGAGCTGTTTATCGATGCCAGACACCGAGAGGCAGCAACTTGGCTTGTCTCTTGTGCAAATGGCGCTGTCTTTAAGTAACAGTAATTTCGTTTGCCAGCGCATTGCCAGAGAACAGGGCTGGGATTGCGCACAGTTGAGGCGTCACCTTCGTCATTTTCACCTCAGCCGGCCGCAACTTGCCCAGTCCAGACTGCGGCAATTTACGCTGAATCTTCAGCAGGCGGGGCTGATGACAGCTGAAGCGCAGGCTCTGTTACAGAGCTTGCGCAGACCTACCAATGCCCGCCGGCTTGCTCTACAATCGGGCTGA